A genome region from Quadrisphaera setariae includes the following:
- a CDS encoding Gfo/Idh/MocA family protein: MPPAPPAQPLRVAVLGSWHVHTDDYARSVQTRPGADLVAVWDDDAERGRAAAEHLGAPFEPDLAALLSGESAAGRVDGVTVTTSTRAHREVIGAALSAGVHVFTEKLLAPTVAECTELLTEAERTGAVVVVSLPRLYEGCTAAVREVVESGRLGRVTYARVRLSHEGAVTGWLPDRFFDPGPSVGGALTDLGCHPVYLLQLLLGARPDTVTAVYGSVTGRAVEDNAVVVASYPGGVIGVAEASFSSPTPFTIDVFGTEGTVSWTDAPRRLTATGAAFRSADQDDDGGEPVQLPVPEDGPGAFAQWVDHIRSGTRADDNTSRAVELTRLVVAANRAAAEQRAVALG, translated from the coding sequence CTCCTGGCACGTCCACACCGACGACTACGCCAGGTCCGTCCAGACCCGTCCCGGCGCTGATCTGGTGGCCGTCTGGGACGACGACGCCGAGCGCGGACGCGCCGCCGCCGAGCACCTGGGCGCACCCTTCGAGCCGGACCTCGCGGCGCTGCTGTCCGGCGAGAGCGCCGCGGGGCGCGTGGACGGCGTCACCGTCACCACCTCGACGCGCGCCCACCGAGAGGTCATCGGCGCCGCCCTCAGCGCGGGCGTCCACGTCTTCACCGAGAAGCTGCTCGCACCGACCGTCGCCGAGTGCACCGAGCTGCTCACCGAAGCCGAGCGCACCGGTGCGGTGGTGGTCGTCTCGTTGCCCCGCCTGTACGAGGGGTGCACGGCCGCGGTGCGCGAGGTGGTCGAGAGCGGCCGCCTCGGACGCGTCACGTACGCCCGCGTTCGCCTTTCCCACGAGGGCGCGGTCACCGGCTGGCTGCCGGACCGCTTCTTCGACCCCGGGCCCTCGGTCGGCGGTGCGCTCACAGACCTCGGCTGCCACCCCGTCTACCTGCTGCAGCTGCTGCTCGGCGCCCGTCCCGACACCGTCACCGCGGTCTACGGGTCCGTGACGGGCCGGGCCGTGGAGGACAACGCCGTCGTCGTCGCCAGCTACCCGGGAGGCGTCATCGGCGTCGCGGAGGCGAGCTTCTCCTCCCCCACCCCGTTCACCATCGACGTGTTCGGCACCGAGGGCACGGTCAGCTGGACCGACGCGCCGCGACGGCTCACCGCGACCGGTGCGGCCTTCCGGTCAGCAGACCAGGACGACGACGGCGGCGAGCCCGTCCAGCTGCCGGTGCCCGAGGACGGGCCCGGGGCGTTCGCCCAGTGGGTGGACCACATCCGCTCCGGCACCCGAGCCGACGACAACACCTCCCGCGCCGTGGAGCTCACGCGCCTGGTGGTGGCGGCCAACCGCGCCGCCGCCGAGCAGCGCGCCGTGGCGCTCGGCTGA